A region of the Halosolutus amylolyticus genome:
CGGATCGTCTCGAGGACGCGGAACTGGTGATGTACGTCGAGAAACGTCGTCGGCTCGTCGAGCAACAGGACGTCCGTGTCCTGGGCCAGAACCATCGCGATCCAGGCCAGCTGCTTCTGTCCGCCACTGAGCTGGCCGAGTTCGGCGTCCCGGATCCCGTCGATTCCCGCCAGTTCGATCGCGCGTTCGACCGCCCGGTGGTCCTCGTCGTCGACGCCGTCGAAAAAGCTCCGGTGGGGATAGCGGCCGTGATAGACGAGGTCCTCGACGGTGATCGAGCCGAGCGAGTCGTTCTCCTGGGAGAGGACGCCGAGTTCGCGCGCCAGTTCCTTCCGATCGAAGTTCCGGAGGTCGTCGCCGTGGATCCGGACGGTCCCCGCGTCCGGATCGAGGTGGTTCGAGAGCGCCTTCAGGAGCGTGCTCTTCCCGCTCCCGTTCGGGCCCACGAGCGCGGTCACCGCTTCCTCGGGGACGTCGAGGCGCGCGCAGTCGACGATCGTCTCGTCGCTCGTCGGGTAGCTGAGTTCGAGCCCGTCGCCGACGAGCGCGCTCTCGACCGCGACGCCGTCGCCGTCGGTGATCCGTTCTCGCGTCGTTCGTCGCTGGTTGCCGGACATCAGAGTTCACCCATCGACTGCTGTTTGCGCATCAGGTAGAGGAAGTACGGACCGCCGATCAGGCCGGTGACGACGCCGACCGGCATCTGGGTGCCGGACAGCGCGAGCCGCGCGCCGACGTCGGCCGTGACCATCAGCGCCGGGCCGGCGAAGACGCAGCCGACCAGCAGCCGCCGGTAGTCACCGCCCACCGTGTTCCGGACGATGTGCGGGACGACGAGTCCGAAGAAGCTGACGACGCCCGCGACGGCGATCGCCGCGCTGGCCGCCAGAATTGCGACGCCGGAGAGGAAAAACCGGATCCGTTCAACGCGCATCCCGAGCGATCGGGCGGTGCTCTCGCCGAGCATGAGGACGTTCAACTGGCGCGCGCCGGCGAGCGCGATGGCGACCGACACGATCGCCGGCAGGATCGCGATCCGGACCTCCCCCCAGCCAGTCCCCGTGAGCGATCCGGTGAGCCAGGCGATCGCCGTCTGCACGACGCCCAGGTCGTCCGCGAAGAAGAACAGTCCCTGCTGGAGCGACTGGAAGACCATGTTGACGATGACGCCCGCGAGCACGAGTCGGACGGGACTCGTCCCGCCCTTCCAGGCGATCGTGTACACGATCACGAACGCGATCGTGCCGCCGAGGGCCGCGATCAGCGGCAGAAACGGCGAGAGGCCGCTGAAGACGATGAGCGTCGCGAGAACGGCGAAGCCGGCCCCCGAGCTAACGCCGAGCACGAAGGGGCTCGCCAGTTCGTTGCGCGTCACGGCCTGGAAGATTGCGCCGGAGACCGCCAGCGTCGTGCCGGTGATGACCCCCACGAACACCCGCGGCAGCCGGAGGTGCCAGACGACGACGCTCCCCGGGTCCATCTGGGGCGATTCAGTCCCGAAGAGGAACGCCGACCAGGCGTCGAGATTGAACACCACTGCGGGATCGAACACCGCCGCCCAGGTCTCGGCGATCGTCATCGAGTACTCCCCGAAACTCACCTGCACGAGACCGGCGAGAACGGTGACGATCGTGCTCGCCAGACAGAAGAGGACGAGCCTCGCGGTCACCCATCCGTTCCGCCCCCGGACGGACGCGTGCTCGCCGACCGACTTCGCTTCGACCATCTTCGTTTAGGTATCCCTAAAACGCATAAAGTAGTTGCGGTCCCAGGGCACTGCGACAACGAATAGCGAGGATCGATCGGCCGCGACGGTGCCGGTCACGCGCGTCGCGAGGGGTCGGGACACCACCGGTGTATGCGACACGCCGTTCGGACGGTCGTCACTCGAGCAGTTCGATCGCGTCGTCCCCGTTCGGCACGGCACAGAGGAACGCGCCTCTCTCGTCGCCCTCGTTGCGGTACCAGTGGACCGTGTCCGCCGGAATGAGCAGGGAATCGCCCGCTTCGACCGTCCGCTCTTCGTCTCCGATTCCGACGGTGTACTCGCCCTCGAGCACGTACTGCTCGTGTTCGACGGCGTTCGTGTGCTTCGGGACTTCGGCGCCGGCCTCGAGGACGAACCGCCGGATCGCGAAGTTCGGCGCGCCGTGTTCGTCGGCGATCAGGACGCCCTTCTCGAGTCCGTCGGCAGCGTCGACCGTCTCGTACTCGATCTCGTCGCTCGATCGGATCAGTGGTTCGGACATACCTGTCCGTGGGTGACGCGGCTACTAAACGTTGTACGGCTCCCGCCGGCGCCGTCGCTCGGGAGCGTAAAATACTGCAGTCAAGTGCCGATACCGTTACGAATTCCGCCTTACAGGCGCTCGACGTTCGTCGCGCGCGGGCCCTTGGGGGCCTGCTCGATGTCGAACTCGAGCTCCTGTCCTTCTTCCAGGTCCGGGCCGCCGATGTCTTCCATGTGGAAGAACACGTCGTCGTCCGCGTCCTCAGTTTCGATGAATCCGTAGCCGCCAGTGTCGTTGAAGAAATCAACGGTTCCTTTCGCCATTGCTTCTAAAGGGAACAGCCGGACACTGATAAACCCACCGACTCGGCTCAGACTCCCTATTCGGGAATCTGACGCCTCGTTACGCCGTTTTCATCGAAAATCGATCGTTCGCGTGTGGAGTCAGACTCCGTCGCCACCCTCCAGCCGATGGACCGTCACCGAGACGAAATAGACCAGCATGAAGAGGACGAAGCCGCCGACGAGACCGGCGAGTTCGCGCGACCCGACCCCGTCGGGATTGACGATCGCCAGGGCCGCGAGTCCGACGCAAAACACCGCGATCGTGAAGACGCCGATCGCGTAGTAAAACCCCGTATCCGACTCGAGAAACTCCCTCATACCGCATTCTATCGGCGGCGGCGTCAAAACGGTACCGACCGCGCGCCGACGATCGAGTGGGTCGTCCCGATCGTCGGCCCGGGGTATTATATCACTGCGCCCCGGTACCGAATGTCATGGATGGCGTTCTGAACGAAGCCACGAACGAGGTTCACAAACACGAAGCCGGCGAGTCGGACTTTCGGACGCGCTGTGGCTCGGCGGCACACGTGTCTCACGATTCCCTGCGGCTGATCTCGATCGAGCGAGCGACGCGCGAGTCCGCCGCCAGCAGGTGCAGCCAGTGTTTCGGTGACGGGACCCAGCCCTGAAGCCGACGCCGGGTGATCGTTCCGACGCCGGGTGACCGGATCGAATCCGATGAACGGACCGCCGTACCTCAGTTTCGACACGACCGCGAACCGCTCTGCGGTCGTGTCGGGGAACTCGATCCAGTAGATCGTCTCAGGAACGAAGCCTGCGAACCGCCGGCTCGTACGCTTCGGGGAGTCGATCGGCGATCCGATCGGGGTCCGTCTCGCCGTTCAGGTTGACGAGGTACGCCCGGCCGTACTCGTCGTCGTAGACGCCCTGGAAGTCGTAGACGAAGCCGTAGACGTCGACGTTTGCCGGGACGTCCTCGGCGTCCCGGAGGAACTCGATCTGCCGATCGACGTTGTACTCGACGAGTCGGTTGATCACCGTCTCGTCGTCCGCGTCGGTATCGATCGTGCCGCTCTCTATGGCGTCCTCGACGACCGGAACGAGCAGGTCGACCCACTTGTCGACGCCCTGCGGTCCGGGACGATCGCTCCCGGTCGCGACCCCATAGGCGGCGGTCACCGCGCCGCAGCCGGTGTGGCCGACGACGGCGACCGTCTCCGTTCCGGCGTGGTGGATCGGGTACAGCAGGCCGCCGTTGACGACCGTTTCGCCGTCGATCTCGTCCCAGACCTGGTTCCCGATGTTGCTCGGCGTGAACACCGTACCCGGTTCGTCGGCGTCCCACATGCCTACCTGCGGGACCCGCGAGTCGGAACAGCAGATCGACACGACTTCGGGTTCCTGCCCGTCCTGAACCGCCGCGAAGTGGTCTTCCGGGAGCCCGTCGGCGTGGCGCTCGTTCCCGGCGAGCAACTCGTGCAAGACGCTCTCCTCGTGGTCCGTGCCCATACGGGACTCTCCACGCACCGGATTCAAAGGCGTTACTTTTCACTCACGTTTCGCGACGGTTCCCGATCGTCGCGGCCGTGATCCGATCGAACCGCCGCCCCGTCCCATGGGTCGCCCGAGGCGATCGGGTTCCGGGATACCAATCTTCACCTGTGCGGGACGCGACGACCGAGTATGGCGACCACCAGACAGTGGCGACTCGAGAGCCGTCCCGTCGGCGAACCCACCCACGAGAACTTCGACCTCGTCACGATCGATCGGCCCGAGCCCGGACCGGGCGAGGTGCTCGTCAGGACGCTCTACCAGTCGGTCGATCCGTACATGCGCGGGCGGATGCGCGACGCGGAGTCCTACGCGGAGCCGTGGGACGTCGGCGACCCGATGAAGGCGGGCGTCGTGGGCGAGGTCGTCGAGTCGCGCTACGACGGTCTCGAGGCGGGCGACGTCGTCACGGGCGAACTCCTGTGGGCCGAACACGCAGTCGCACACGGCGACGACCTCCGGCAGGTGAACCCCGATCACGGCCCCGTCTCGACGGCGCTCGGCGTGCTCGGAATGCCGGGCGTGACGGCCTACTTCGGCCTGCTCGACGTCGCGGAACCGACGCCCGGCGACACGGTCGTCGTCTCCGCCGCGGCCGGCGCGGTCGGCTCTGTCGTCGGCCAGCTCGCCCGACTCAACGGCGCGCGCGTGGTCGGCACGGCCGGGAGCGACGAGAAGATCGCGTGGCTCACCGACGACCTCGGCTTCGACGCCGCGATCAACTACAAAGATACGGACGACCTCGCGGGGGCGGTGGCCGAGGCCTGTCCCGACGGGATCGACGTCTACTTCGACAACGTCGGCGGGCCGATCACCGACGCCGTCTGGCCCCTGCTGAACGTCCGCTCGCGCGTGGCGGTCTGTGGCCAGATCTCGATCTACAACGCGACCGAGGTGCCGACCGGTCCCCGCAAACTCGGCAAACTCATCGAGTCCCGCGCCCGCGTGGAAGGGTTCCTCGTGCGCGATTACGAGGGCCGCTGGGGCGAGGCCCTCGATCGGCTCTCGACGTTCGTCCGCGAGGGCGACCTCCACTACCGCGAGAACGTCGTCGAGGGCTTCGAGAACGCGCCCGACGCGTTCATGGGCCTGTTCGAGGGCGAGAACGTCGGGAAGCAACTGGTCGAGGTCGCCGAGTACGAGGACTGACCGGAACGGGAACTATTTCAGGGGCCCGACACGACGTCCGTCACTGGTGAGTGGTGTTCTCGATGACTGGGACTGACGTTGAGACGATCACGGTCGTAGACGATCGAACGGTCGCGTACGCGACGTACGGCGATCCCGACGGCGCTCCGCTCGTCTTTCACCATGGGTGCCCCGGTTCGTCCCGACTCGGCGCGTTGCTCGGGGAACCCGCCCGAAAACGGGGCGTTCGCGTGATCGCACCGAGTCGGCCAGGATACGGACGGTCAGATCCGGACCCGGACGGGACGCCGGCGACCTGGGCGGCCGATTGCGAAGCGCTGGTGAAGGCGCTCGGCCTCGAGTCCGTCGCCGTCGCCGGCTTCTCCGGAGGCGGTCCCTACGCACTGGCAGCGGCCGATCGGCTCTCCGAGCGGGTGACTGCCGTCGGCGTGGTTGGAGCACCGGTCCCGGGGTCCGGCGAGGGTCCGTTCGGGAGGCTCGTCGACTTTCCCAGACTCCTCGGGGTCGCGTTTCGCGTCGGTACGTTCGTCGCTCGGGTCCGCGGCGACGGCTTCGTCGTCGACCAACTGACCGACGAGTCCGTCGACGACGGCGTCGCGCGCGTCGTCGGTGGCGACTTCCGTGCCGGACTGGCGTCCGGCCCCTCCGGCGCGGTCCGCGAGAGTCGATCGCTGGCCGGCGACTGGACG
Encoded here:
- a CDS encoding FecCD family ABC transporter permease, producing the protein MVEAKSVGEHASVRGRNGWVTARLVLFCLASTIVTVLAGLVQVSFGEYSMTIAETWAAVFDPAVVFNLDAWSAFLFGTESPQMDPGSVVVWHLRLPRVFVGVITGTTLAVSGAIFQAVTRNELASPFVLGVSSGAGFAVLATLIVFSGLSPFLPLIAALGGTIAFVIVYTIAWKGGTSPVRLVLAGVIVNMVFQSLQQGLFFFADDLGVVQTAIAWLTGSLTGTGWGEVRIAILPAIVSVAIALAGARQLNVLMLGESTARSLGMRVERIRFFLSGVAILAASAAIAVAGVVSFFGLVVPHIVRNTVGGDYRRLLVGCVFAGPALMVTADVGARLALSGTQMPVGVVTGLIGGPYFLYLMRKQQSMGEL
- a CDS encoding carbonic anhydrase produces the protein MGTDHEESVLHELLAGNERHADGLPEDHFAAVQDGQEPEVVSICCSDSRVPQVGMWDADEPGTVFTPSNIGNQVWDEIDGETVVNGGLLYPIHHAGTETVAVVGHTGCGAVTAAYGVATGSDRPGPQGVDKWVDLLVPVVEDAIESGTIDTDADDETVINRLVEYNVDRQIEFLRDAEDVPANVDVYGFVYDFQGVYDDEYGRAYLVNLNGETDPDRIADRLPEAYEPAVRRLRS
- a CDS encoding cupin domain-containing protein translates to MSEPLIRSSDEIEYETVDAADGLEKGVLIADEHGAPNFAIRRFVLEAGAEVPKHTNAVEHEQYVLEGEYTVGIGDEERTVEAGDSLLIPADTVHWYRNEGDERGAFLCAVPNGDDAIELLE
- a CDS encoding alpha/beta hydrolase; amino-acid sequence: MTGTDVETITVVDDRTVAYATYGDPDGAPLVFHHGCPGSSRLGALLGEPARKRGVRVIAPSRPGYGRSDPDPDGTPATWAADCEALVKALGLESVAVAGFSGGGPYALAAADRLSERVTAVGVVGAPVPGSGEGPFGRLVDFPRLLGVAFRVGTFVARVRGDGFVVDQLTDESVDDGVARVVGGDFRAGLASGPSGAVRESRSLAGDWTLPSPDVDGPVRVWHGSADENVPIGPVRTAYEDRAGVAFHGVDADHLASLLSVRDDVVRLAG
- a CDS encoding ABC transporter ATP-binding protein, with amino-acid sequence MSGNQRRTTRERITDGDGVAVESALVGDGLELSYPTSDETIVDCARLDVPEEAVTALVGPNGSGKSTLLKALSNHLDPDAGTVRIHGDDLRNFDRKELARELGVLSQENDSLGSITVEDLVYHGRYPHRSFFDGVDDEDHRAVERAIELAGIDGIRDAELGQLSGGQKQLAWIAMVLAQDTDVLLLDEPTTFLDVHHQFRVLETIRQLNEQKGVTVAVVLHDIAQAARFADYLVAMCDGELYDWGPPEDVVTEQLLADVFGVEATVQYEPELQVLPRRALPDR
- a CDS encoding cold-shock protein: MAKGTVDFFNDTGGYGFIETEDADDDVFFHMEDIGGPDLEEGQELEFDIEQAPKGPRATNVERL
- a CDS encoding NADP-dependent oxidoreductase, whose protein sequence is MATTRQWRLESRPVGEPTHENFDLVTIDRPEPGPGEVLVRTLYQSVDPYMRGRMRDAESYAEPWDVGDPMKAGVVGEVVESRYDGLEAGDVVTGELLWAEHAVAHGDDLRQVNPDHGPVSTALGVLGMPGVTAYFGLLDVAEPTPGDTVVVSAAAGAVGSVVGQLARLNGARVVGTAGSDEKIAWLTDDLGFDAAINYKDTDDLAGAVAEACPDGIDVYFDNVGGPITDAVWPLLNVRSRVAVCGQISIYNATEVPTGPRKLGKLIESRARVEGFLVRDYEGRWGEALDRLSTFVREGDLHYRENVVEGFENAPDAFMGLFEGENVGKQLVEVAEYED